The genome window GTCTTGTTTGTCTGGACGAGAATTCCGTTGGATGGGTTGAATATCTCCTTCGTTGAGGCTATCGCAGTCGGTGCGACTCTGTCGGCGACGGATCCAGTCACTATCTTGGCTATCTTCAACTTGTACAAAGTCGAGCCGAAGCTCTACACGGTCATTTTTGGCGAGTCGATCTTGAACGATGCCATCGCTATTGTGTTATTCGAGACTGCGCAGAAGTACGCCGACAGCGATGCGGGTTCCTTGACTTTCTTGAACCTGTTCGAGGCTATTGGAGTGTTCTTGCTGGTTTTCTTTGGAAGTATGATGGTGGGTATCATCGTCGGCATTATGACCGCTCTGGGCTTGAAGTACACGCATGTGCGCCGCCAGCCCAAGATTGAGAGTTGCTTGATTGTCCTTATCGCCTATGCCAGTTACTTCTTCTCGAATGGTGTCTATCTGTCTGGTGAGTGATGTGCTTTTCACCAATGGTGTGAAGCAAGCTGACATTCGTAGGCATTGTGTCTCTTCTGTTCTGTGGAATCACCCTCAAACACTATGCGTACTACAACATGTCGCGCCGTACCCAACTCACCACGAAATACCTCTTCCAAGTGATGGCGCAGTTGTCGGAGAACTTTATCTTCATTTATCTCGGACTCGACTTGCTCGTCCAAAGACATCTACAGTTCAAGCCTCTCTTTATCCTGGTCGCCGTTTTCGGTATCTGTATTGCGCGTTACTTGGCGGTGTTCCCGCTGTCCAAGGCGATCAACTGGTTCATCCGATACAGAGCCCGTCGCCGCGGCATGGATGTTGCTGACGAGCTGCCCTTCGCTTATCAAGCAATGCTTTTCTGGGCAGGTCTGCGCGGAGCTGTCGGTGTTGCGCTGGCCGCGGGCCTGAAGGGCGTCAACGCCCCGGCGCTGCGAGCCACTGTtctcgtggtggtggtgttgaccGTCATCATTTTCGGTGGCACGACGGCCCGGATGTTGGAGATTCTGGGAATTCGGACcggagttgttgaagagatCGAATCGGACGATGAGTTTGACATTGAGGTCACCAACGGTGGCACCTACTACAAACGCTCCGATACAGGCTTGGGATACACGCCTCGCCGTATGGACTCGACCATTCCGTTGGACGGAGTGCCGCGCGGCGATATAGACCGGAACAACAGCTATTCGAGCGGCAACAACCGTCGCCccagccctcctccatccgGCTCGGGCCGTACGCGAGGCCATGCCCGGCTCTATTCCAACGCATACAGCCAGAGAGATTCAGGGCGTGATCGTACGTCGACAGCCACGCTGCTGGGTGGTGCCGCCCGCAGCCACAGCGATAGCGATGTGGCCAGTGAGGACGAGTTTGGCTTGAGGACCACTGGAAAGAACCGTGTGGCAGATGCCGATCAATTGGACGCTTTTGACCTTGATGTCGAGGATGCGCCGTCCGATGACGACCTCCCCCCGTCCGCCCCGGCGCCGACTACGTCGCGCCTCAGGCGATCGCCGTCCCAGCCTCAACAATATTTGGAGCCGTCGCAGACCACACCCCCTAACAATACCTCGCCTAACCGGCGCGAAACCGGATTGAGTGCTCGCGATGCCATTCGAGACCTCTTCTCGGGAGGACCGTCCGGGGACCACGCGGCGTGGTTCCGGCAGTTGGACGAAGATTATATCAAGCCTCGACTTTTGTTAGATCAGTCGAACCACAAGGGGCCTGGTGCTGTTTAGATGATACTCCATTcgtttccttttccaccTTGTGTGTACTCATAATGCATGATTCCAACTTCTGTTCCACTGTTTCTTCTGCCAGCCTCCTATTTCCGGGATGGATGTTCCTTCTGCTCGACCCCTGGGGATCTGTCGGTGGTTGTAGCTCGCCCTGTTGCGTTCAGTAGCGAGTATGCTCCAGACAGTAATCCCCTTTTTCTTATGCGGGGGTGCTTGTATATCCACTATATACCGGTGCAGCTGCTTCTGTATTGTTGTTCTTTGGCATAGCCGGGTCTGGACACCCTGGACACATGTCATTGTGTATGATTGCCATGTTTCATTTTAGATCTGAATGATTGAgattcttcttgttcgttGAATTGCAATGAAGCACATGCGTAGGTAATATACTGCAATCCATAGATAAATAAGCCCATCAAGCCAAGCCCGTCTAGTCGGACAGGCCGATCCCCCTCTCACTAGTAGACGCCTGATCCCCAGCTGGCAGTACCGGCAGAGTACTTACTGACTAGCAGTAAACCTCGGAATaatcctccttccccctctcctgTCACTTCCGATTCCGAATGGGCAATCGGCAATGGATCCTTCGTGACAAGCCTCCAAACTCTGGTGCTCCAGCGCGGGTTGTTATCAGGCGCAGGACCATCCAGATTGGCTGCTCGGGCGTTGTGCTAGGGTTCCCCCCGCGATAAGCAGTCGTGATAACAGCATCCCAGTCTTGCAGCTCTCCTGATCGAGAGCGTCTCTTCTCGTTCGTTGGTTGATTTTACTAGGATGTGGCTACTTACCTATTTGGTTGCGCGACGCCACCGATGTGTTGTGCTTATCGGAGGATGAATGGATTATCAGCActgtttcttttatttttctcccaTTCGGCGTAAAAGATGGATGATAGTTAGATACTTGTTATACTCCCGATGGATTGGAGGAGGTCTGGAACCCCGCGCTCTTGGTAGTGGAACTAGTATAAGTTGAGTGTCTGGTGCTTGTGCATCCTTCTGCTGTCATTCACGTTTCTCCTTTCATCGCTCTGTTTGTTATCTGCTGTTCCTTcgctatttttttttttttccatgATGGCGGAAAAGCTCAAGGATGCTGCTCGTGTGGCTGATGAAGATGCCCCCGTCGAGCAGGGGGATTCGCAGCTTTTGGGTATGTCATACTATCATCTTTACTTTTATCGAGTTGTTGGTTTTTTCTGGTTGCTTGTTTGTGCTGATCGCATCGGATAAGCTACGCTGGGGTATAAGCAGGAACTGCGTCGTCATTATTCCACCGTCCAGGTCTTCGCTATCGCTTTTAGTATTATGGGATTGTTGCCCTCGATTGCCTCGACACTTTCCTATTCGATTCCTGCTGGTCCTGCGGGCATGGTTTGGGTATGGTTGCATATGCATGCTGGATTTACATACATGGGGAATTCTTGGCTAACTTGAGTTAGGGTAAGGGTTTCGCTGTTGTTTGGTAAACTCTAGGTAGAGATTCTGATGACTCGTGCAGGATGGTTCTCTGCCAGTGTGTTTATCTTCATCGTGGCTTTGGCCATGGTATGTTTGCTGCGCAATATCTCACATGCTTATCAAATTGCTGAATGCTCAACTACTCCACTGATATAGGCCGACCTAGCATCCGCCATGCCGACAGCCGGTGGTCTCTACTTCTGGACTCACTACTTCAGCGGCGAGAAGTGGAAGAACCCTCTCAGCTTCGTAGTAGGGTACAGCAATAGTCTCGGACTCATCGGCGGCGTCTGCTCCATCGATTGTACGCGAATCCCCCGACCCTCCGTATCCTCCCATCGCTGACCCTAGCCGACAAGACGGCTTCGCTACAATGCTCCTCTCCGTCGTATCAATCGCGCGTGATGGAAACTGGACTGCCTCTCGACCCGTCCTATACGGCACCTACGTCGCCTGCGTGGTCGTCCACGgcctcatcgccatcttctGCGCGCGCATCATGCCCAAAATCCAGTCCGCCTGTATCGTGAGCAACGTCGGCCTCGTCCTGGCCACCGTCCTCGCTCTGCCCATCGGTAAAGCCGTCCGCGGGGGACAGATCAACTCGGGAACATATGTCTTCGGACACTCTGAGAATCTGACAACCTGGCCCCAGGGCTGGACCTTCATGCTATCGTGGATGTCGCCCATCTGGACCATCGGCGCATTCGACTCCTGCGTGCACATGAGCGAGGAAGCAAGCCATGCGGCGCGTGCTGTACCCTTAGGGATCATCTGGTCTGCGGGACTCTGCGGACTGTTAGGGTTTGTATCTCTCGCGCTCATCGCTGCCGTGATCAACCCGGATCTCAATGCCGTGCTGAACTCGAGTTTCGGTCAGCCAATGGCGCAGGTAGTactcacccacccaacccttccattccctccATCTTATACCTATACCCAAGAATAGCATTAACCGAAGGTACAGATCTACTACGACGCCCTCGGCAAAAGCGGCGCCCTGGGCTTCATGGTCGTCGTAACAATCGTCCAATTCTTCATGGGTCTAAGCTTGGTACACATCCCCCCCtaatcaccatcaccatcccaaccACCCATCAACATACATCCTCACAAAAAACAATGAAACTCATACTAAAATAATCCAGGTCGTCGCCGCCTCCCGCCAAAGCTGGGCCTTCTCGCGCGACGGcgccctccccttctcctccttcttccgacACGTCAGCAAACGCGTCCGCTACCAACCCGTCCGAATGGTCTgcttcgtcgtcctcgtctcCGTCATCCTAGGTCTCCTCTGTCTTATTGATGAAGCTGCCTCTAgcgccctcttctccctcgccGTCGCGGGCAATGATCTCGCTTGGATGGTCCCCATCCTTAGTCGTCTTGTCTGGGGTAAGGAGCGCTTCCATCCAGGAGAGTTTTATACGGGGTGGTTTAGTAAACCAATTGCTGTTACTGCTGTCGTTTATTTGGCGTATGTTATTGTCTTGAGTATGTTTCCTACGGGGGGGCCGGGGCCGTCGCGTAAGTTTATTCTATCTATCCCTTCCCCCCGTCTTggttgggtggttgggttggggaggttgAAAGCTAATGATGGTTGGTGTGGGTGTATAGCGCAGGATATGAATTATACGATTGTGATTAATGGGAGTTTGTGGTTGGGCGCGATGGTTTATTATGTGGTTTATGCGAGGAAGGTGTATAGGGGGCCGCAGATGACGGTGGGTGCGGGTGGGGAGTCGAGTGGGGATGAGAAGTGagggtttgtttgtttggttgtATGGATAATGGATGGGGCCTGATGGTGGGGTGGTATCATAGAGGGATTACTGCTATTTCAATCGCAAGGATTATAGGGATTATCGTTAGTTGTATAGAATCATGGTGGTTACTAGATTATGTTGTAACTTACATCCATTGAATGGAGTATAGACTTGGTGTACTTTATCTACTATACTAGACATCTGATTAGATATTAACTAGGTAGTGTTGGAAGTGGTAATGTGATGTGACTGATGATTATGCATGATGGGGGAAGCATGGATGTAAGACAATGTGAGTTTGCAGCATGGCGTGCC of Aspergillus luchuensis IFO 4308 DNA, chromosome 7, nearly complete sequence contains these proteins:
- the NHX1 gene encoding bifunctional K:H/Na:H antiporter NHX1 (COG:P;~EggNog:ENOG410PHYC;~InterPro:IPR004709,IPR006153,IPR018422;~PFAM:PF00999;~TransMembrane:13 (o38-60i72-89o101-120i132-154o166-190i197-216o236-262i274-290o296-315i327-346o358-383i404-427o433-455i);~go_component: GO:0016021 - integral component of membrane [Evidence IEA];~go_function: GO:0015299 - solute:proton antiporter activity [Evidence IEA];~go_function: GO:0015385 - sodium:proton antiporter activity [Evidence IEA];~go_process: GO:0006812 - cation transport [Evidence IEA];~go_process: GO:0006814 - sodium ion transport [Evidence IEA];~go_process: GO:0006885 - regulation of pH [Evidence IEA];~go_process: GO:0055085 - transmembrane transport [Evidence IEA]), with protein sequence MATQVMGDFLHQLLRRAVDSDTDPDDADAPDTGDKEFFSSWALFILIMLLMFALFTSYILQQKKIQAVHETVLSIFAGMFVGLIIRLSPESPIQDSVTFDYQFFFNLLLPPIILASGYELHQANFFRNIGTILTFAFAGTFISAIVLGLVLFVWTRIPLDGLNISFVEAIAVGATLSATDPVTILAIFNLYKVEPKLYTVIFGESILNDAIAIVLFETAQKYADSDAGSLTFLNLFEAIGVFLLVFFGSMMVGIIVGIMTALGLKYTHVRRQPKIESCLIVLIAYASYFFSNGVYLSGIVSLLFCGITLKHYAYYNMSRRTQLTTKYLFQVMAQLSENFIFIYLGLDLLVQRHLQFKPLFILVAVFGICIARYLAVFPLSKAINWFIRYRARRRGMDVADELPFAYQAMLFWAGLRGAVGVALAAGLKGVNAPALRATVLVVVVLTVIIFGGTTARMLEILGIRTGVVEEIESDDEFDIEVTNGGTYYKRSDTGLGYTPRRMDSTIPLDGVPRGDIDRNNSYSSGNNRRPSPPPSGSGRTRGHARLYSNAYSQRDSGRDRTSTATLLGGAARSHSDSDVASEDEFGLRTTGKNRVADADQLDAFDLDVEDAPSDDDLPPSAPAPTTSRLRRSPSQPQQYLEPSQTTPPNNTSPNRRETGLSARDAIRDLFSGGPSGDHAAWFRQLDEDYIKPRLLLDQSNHKGPGAV
- the UGA4_2 gene encoding putative GABA permease (COG:E;~EggNog:ENOG410PFV8;~InterPro:IPR002293;~PFAM:PF13520;~TransMembrane:10 (i33-56o68-90i97-116o144-164i176-203o232-253i284-304o310-333i353-370o382-403i);~go_component: GO:0016020 - membrane [Evidence IEA];~go_function: GO:0022857 - transmembrane transporter activity [Evidence IEA];~go_process: GO:0055085 - transmembrane transport [Evidence IEA]): MPTAGGLYFWTHYFSGEKWKNPLSFVVGYSNSLGLIGGVCSIDYGFATMLLSVVSIARDGNWTASRPVLYGTYVACVVVHGLIAIFCARIMPKIQSACIVSNVGLVLATVLALPIGKAVRGGQINSGTYVFGHSENLTTWPQGWTFMLSWMSPIWTIGAFDSCVHMSEEASHAARAVPLGIIWSAGLCGLLGFVSLALIAAVINPDLNAVLNSSFGQPMAQIYYDALGKSGALGFMVVVTIVQFFMGLSLVVAASRQSWAFSRDGALPFSSFFRHVSKRVRYQPVRMVCFVVLVSVILGLLCLIDEAASSALFSLAVAGNDLAWMVPILSRLVWGKERFHPGEFYTGWFSKPIAVTAVVYLAYVIVLSMFPTGGPGPSPQDMNYTIVINGSLWLGAMVYYVVYARKVYRGPQMTVGAGGESSGDEK